The window TAGCTGGGAGTCAATGGACTTTTCATGGGACAGCTAGAATAGGATTCCCTTTTAACTTGTTAATTAGAGAGAAAAAAATTTGGTTGAATTTCCTTTGTACGAATTTGACACCTATATGGTCATTTGACTATAGTAAATACTGATAAGGCAGTGTTACTTTATTCTGTTTCATCAGGCATGTCTGTTGATGTTGGTAGGATTGAAGCCTCACAAATACAATATccattattgtaacgacccaactaattctaagacttttgGACCAGTAAAActattatacatagacactattttcgagaaaacatacataagaaacattcataactttattaaaaactctaaggtAAATGTTAAAATACATAAATGAACGGTATGGGATCCcgttgtttgaaaataaaacataactttaaactttaatgattttttatacaaagctaagtgcggaaaatatataaaaacataagttaaagactaaaaataacgttgtCGCTTGAGCGTAGAATCCGACAAACTTAGTGAATGCCTTGAACTCAGTATATAACTAGACTTGCCAACTAGAATCCGACAGACCTTTAAACATAGGAGGTTTGAGCGTAGATGACTGCGAAGAAGAAGGAGTAGTGGAGGAGACCTTCTTGTTGAGAGTAGCCAGAAATCCTTTACACAAAATAGGATTGGGAACCTGGAAGTCATGAGTGGTCAGCGGTGGTTTAGCAGGCTGAATAAGCTGCTGAATCAGGCTCGGAAAGGGAAACTTGTTACGAGTACTGGTAGAGGAGGCGACATCAACAATGCGATCATAAATGAGAGTAGCCAAATCAATAGACACGCCAGTACCCACAGCATATAAAAACTTCCCAATCTCAAGGGTAATAGATGAAAGGTGAGAATTGGGAAACCAATTATACAGAGCCACACGATGAAGAACCCGATAGAAAGGAGTCAATTTAGTCACAGGAATCTCATGATTCCCCCACACATAATCAGGCTGGCCAGTTAAAACATGACCCATGGTAGATTGATCTGGACGGTATGATTTATTATATTCAGGTTTAAGAACTTTTGGAACCTTTAGTGCACGAGATATTGTGGACGGTGCAAATTTGATACAATTACCCCTTACAAATGCAGTAAGACAATCCTCATTTTTCCCATCGATAACTGACTTATCTAAATTAGCATAAAATTCCCTAATGAGACTGGGATGAGGAGACACCAATTTAGACACGGTATTAACCCATTGCCTAGACTGTAAAAGTTCAACTAACTCAGGAAAATCCTCTAAAACAACAGTATACTCAGGCCACACGTCTCGCACAACAAACCACCGCTGATAATGCGAGGCCTTGGTAGCATCAACAAAGTATTGAATAGATGATGGATCAACAAGCAACACAGAATCCTTAGAACTAGAGGTAAGCTTGGACTTTTTAGGAGAGGGTGCAAACTGAGTGTCCTTGGGCTTACGTTTTGGAGCCGATGGTTTGTTGAGAGGTGAGGACTCATGCATTTTAGCTTTTCCTTTAGACTGCACAGGAACATGGGGTTTGGGGGTGGGTGTGGGTTGAGGTTTGGGTTGGGGTTTTGGTGTGGGATTGGGTTCGGGTTCGGGTCGGGTTGTGGGTTGGGGTGCGGGTTTGGGTGGGGGTGTGAGTTTAGGGTTGGGTTTGGAGGCAGACCGAGTCTTGGGGGTTTTGGTTAAGGACGGCTTAACAGGCGACTTAAGAGGAGGAATAGATGGTGTGTTTGGGGTCGGCAATGGAGAGGATGCAACAGGGGAAGACGCAGACACAACAGAGGAACGAGTAGCACGTTTAGGTGACTTACCAACAGAACAAGGCGGACGAACATGGAGGACATTGACCGAAGGACTGATGAGAGGAACAGATGCAGTCACCACCTCTGGAAGGGACGGCGACGGAGAAGAGGGAGATGACTCCGCGACGGTAGGCAGAACCGAAACAATAGCCATAGCCACACTAGGATCAAGAGCAGGGGATACAACTCAACTGGGTGATGTGGCGACTGCAGATGGCACAGATGCATCCACAGAAGATGAGATAGCCACCTCCGGAGAAGGAGAGACCGACACATCGACGACAGGAGAAGATCAGAGACGGGAACGACGGCAATCGGCTCTTTGCTTCATAATGCCGCACTCGGTTAGGGTTTCTGCAATTTGACCACTGTAAACACAACTCACACAAGCTCAAATGATGATATATTTATACAATGACCTTATGAATGCCCCTACAAGATATTGACCGTGTAAAAATAATGACAAAGCCCATTGA is drawn from Humulus lupulus chromosome 8 unlocalized genomic scaffold, drHumLupu1.1 SUPER_8_unloc_81, whole genome shotgun sequence and contains these coding sequences:
- the LOC133810130 gene encoding uncharacterized protein LOC133810130, which encodes MAIVSVLPTVAESSPSSPSPSLPEVVTASVPLISPSVNVLHVRPPCSVGKSPKRATRSSVVSASSPVASSPLPTPNTPSIPPLKSPVKPSLTKTPKTRSASKPNPKLTPPPKPAPQPTTRPEPEPNPTPKPQPKPQPTPTPKPHVPVQSKGKAKMHESSPLNKPSAPKRKPKDTQFAPSPKKSKLTSSSKDSVLLVDPSSIQYFVDATKASHYQRWFVVRDVWPEYTVVLEDFPELVELLQSRQWVNTVSKLVSPHPSLIREFYANLDKSVIDGKNEDCLTAFVRGNCIKFAPSTISRALKVPKVLKPEYNKSYRPDQSTMGHVLTGQPDYVWGNHEIPVTKLTPFYRVLHRVALYNWFPNSHLSSITLEIGKFLYAVGTGVSIDLATLIYDRIVDVASSTSTRNKFPFPSLIQQLIQPAKPPLTTHDFQVPNPILCKGFLATLNKKVSSTTPSSSQSSTLKPPMFKGLSDSSWQV